One Desulfomicrobium apsheronum genomic window, TATAAGTCCGATTTATTTTCCACAATGAATCATGTGGTTGCCTGGAATGTATTTTATGGTACAGAATTGTCAGAAATGGATTTCTTGTTGGATTAGCACTTCAGACTTCATGGAGGGACTATGAATCAGACGTTATGGAAGGCAGTCCTTTGCGGCGCACTTGCCGTTTGTCTCTGGCCCCTGGGAGCTTTCGCCCAGTTGGCAAGCGACGACAGCGAAGCGCCGGGCCGGGCGCTGGCACGGCAGACCGTCAAGAATGACGCCCAGAAATGGATCACCACCGATCACTCCCAGCTTCCCATCCTGAAGCAGGAATTCACACGTCCCGAGGATGTGACCAAGGCCTGCCTGACCTGTCACAACCAGGCCGCCATGCAGCTGCACAAAACCATCCACTGGACCTGGAAGGACCCGGCCGATCCCAGCGGAGACACGGGCAAGGGCGGCATTTCGGTCAACAATTTCTGCATCAGCGTGGGTTCCAACGAGCCGCGCTGCACCTCCTGCCACATCGGTTACGGATGGAAAGACAAGAACTTCGATTTCAGCAAGGCCGAACTGGTGGACTGTCTTGTCTGCCACGAACAGACCGGCACCTATAAGAAATTTCCGACCAAGGCCGGATATCCCGTCACCAACGCGACCATGTTCGACGGCAAGACGGAGTTCCTGCCTCCGAATTACAATGCGGTGGCGCAGTCTGTGGGCCGTCCGGGTCGCGACAATTGCGGCACCTGCCATTTTTACGGGGGCGGCGGTGACGCGGTAAAGCACGGCGATCTGGACTCGTCCATGGCCATGCCCAACAAGCAGCTCGATGTGCACATGGGCACGGACGGGCAGAACTTTGACTGTAGCCGCTGTCATACCACCGATGCACACAACATCGCCGGCCGCATCTATGCCACTCCGGCCTCCACGGAACGCAAGAGCCTCCTGGAGGACGACCTGATGCCCAAGATCATGTGCGAATCCTGTCACGGCACCCAGCCGCACAAGACGAACCAGAAGGCCAACGATCACACCGACAAGGTCTCCTGTCAGGCGTGCCACATCCCGACGTATGCCCGCATCAACGCGACCAAGATGCATTGGGACTGGTCCGTGGCCGGTGACAAGAAACGCGAAGTGAAGAAGGACGAGTTCGGCAAGCCCGATTATGATCCCAAGAAGGGCTCCTTCATATGGGGTAAGAATATGGTCCCGCGTTACGAATGGTTCAACGGCTCCATCCGGGGCACCACGGCCCGGGATGTCATCGATCCGTCATCCACGGTGCGCGTCTCCTGGCCCATCGGCGACATAAGCGACCCCAACTCGCGCATTTTCCCTTTCAAGGTGCACACGGGCAAGACTCCTTACGACAAGGTCAACAAGACCATGGTCATTCCCAAGCTCTTCGGGCCCAAGGGATCGGGCGCATACTGGGCCGACTTCGACTGGAACAAGGCCATCGCGGTCGGACAGGAATACAACGAGCTTCCCTACAGCGGCGAATACGATTTCGTGGATACGGAATACGTCTTCCCCATTACTCACATGGTGGCGCCCAAGGAGCAGGCCGTGGCCTGCGTGGAATGTCATTCCAAGGGCGGCCGGCTTGACCACCTCGAAGGCTTTTACATGCCTGGCCGCGATTCGGTGCAACTGCTGAACATGGGCGGCTGGGCCCTGGTCGCGGCATCGGCCCTGGGTGTCGCCCTGCACGGTCTGGGGCGTTTCTTGAGCAGCGTCGGACGTCGCAAGGAGTAATGACATGAGCACAAAAAAGAAAATCTATCTGTACACGCGGTTCGAGCGATTCTGGCACTGGGTGCAGTCCCTGCTCATCTTCCTGCTCCTTTTGACCGGCTTCGAGGTCCACGGCAGCTTCAGCCTCTTCGGTTTCCAGAAAGCGGTCGAATACCATAACTTCCTGGGCCTGACCTGGGTCATCCTGTTCATCTTCATCGTTTTCTGGGTCGTGACCACGGGTGAATGGCGGCAGTACATCCCGACCACCAAGAAGCTCTTCGAGGTTATCGGCTACTACTCCTCGGGCATCTTCAAAGGACATCCCCATCCGGTCAAAAAGTCCAAGGAGGCCAAGCACAATCCGCTGCAACGCCTGACTTACCTGGGGCTCACCGCGATCCTTTTGACCCTTCAGATGGGCACGGGACTGCTGTATTATCTGTACAACGACTGGGCCATCTGGAACTGGACCTTCCTGGATCTGCGTCTGCTGGCGCTCATTCATCTGGCATGCGCTTTCGCAATCCTGGCCTTCATCATCATCCACGTCTACATGACTACCACCGGCCACACCCTGACCAGCCATATTTCAGCCATGTTCAGCGGCTGGGAAGAAGTGGAAGAGGGCGAGGTGGCGGACTGGGAAGTGCACGAAAAACGTTAAAGTTCTCCCTCCAAACGCAAAACCGCGGTCTGCCTGATGGCGGCCGCGGTTTTGCACTTTTTTGTTTTTGAAGATTCTTATGACAGGTTTTCAAAACGGTTGCCGACAATTCCCACGCAAGGGGCATAAATGCCACTGCGCCACGGCAACGAGCGGATGGCGCCGATTTTAATACCGCAAAATCGCGGCCAGTAACTCTGGCATGGGCATTTCATTCCGTGGCAGCGCATATATCACCGCCCCCTTGGTCAATGCCTGGACCGCCGCGAGATCAAGCAGGTCTCCGTCGTCGCCGGTCTGGGAGTCGTGAATCTCTGCCAGTTCCGACTGTGGGTCATATGAGCCCCACACCTGGACGCCTACAGCCACAAACAAGACTTCGATCCGTCCTTGATGGGCGTAAGCCAGGGTCCGGGACAAATCCGTGCATGTCTTCCCGCTACCTTCCAGCTGGCGAAAACGCGCGACAGCCTCGTCCCGACTCTTTTTGAAGAACGGCTCGACCAACACCCAAGCCTGGGCGTGCAATTCTTCGGACTTCAACTTGTCTGCATTGCCCGAAATTCCTGATTCAATCAGATTTTCAAGGGTGTTTGCTTCCCTGTAAATGGAAAACAGGGAGTCAACTCCGGCCAGCACGAGAGGGGCGCGCACGTCTACAACAAGCTCTTTTACCCTGTCATCGATCATGCGAAACCAGCGCGACATCCTGATTTTTGTCTCGTTGCCAGCGTCCTGGCCATGAAAAACCGCTGACCGTGCGTCGGAGCCGGTTCCTGAAGGAGTGCCCGTATGGAACTGCAATTGCTTGTCAGTTGCGCCGTCCGGGATGGTTTCTTCGAGGTTTTGCGGCAGGTCGCCGAGGTCGACGTCATCGATGCTATGTTGCGTGCACTCCAGGAGACGGACGTTGTTCCGGCTGAGCGTCAGCACATAAAAAACACCGTCTGCGGCCTGTATGGGCAAGAGTGGTTTGACATGAAATCGTTTGGAAACAACCGTCAGCTCTTCAAAAGTCAACGGCAGCCTGAAAAAGCGAAATTTCTCGGCTGAAAAAAACATGGCCAAGCCATCGCTTTGGTGATCCCAAAATGATCGATCCTGAATCAGGGCTTCCGGTTCCGCGAGCATCTTCCGTCTTTCCGCATTTTCGACCCCATTTTCGGCGAGTATCTTTTCTGCTTTTCGCAAAAGATTTTTGAAACGGATCGAGTTCTGTTCTGTTTCTCTCCCGGCTCGAAATGTCGGCAAGAAAAGAGAAACACACCAGCTTGAATTTTCATTCAAAAATAAACTCTGCAAATCATCGTGCAGTATTCTATCCATGAGTACCTCGCTCAAGTTTGTAGTTTATATCTCGATAAAAATAAATATATCCACTCAAATACCATCTCAAGAATACTCTTTTCAATCAGCCGAATATGTCAAATATATTAAAACTAATGTCAGAATACACGTCATTATTTGTTTTGGCAACGTTCGTTTGTTAAATTTGCTTCAATCAATCGAATATTTCCGGCGAAGGCCCGGACAGCCTTGCCATAATGCGGAGCTTAGTCATCCTCGCTATCCTGTCCCTAGCCACGGGCAGCATGATGATCTCAGTCTCGCGGAGCCTTGAAAAAAATCAAAAACAAGAGAGCGGTGTAGAATAATACGATATTCAGAAAGAGTTTCTCGACAATGCGCTGGTAGCTTTGCAAGACGGATTAAATTGTGTTATCCGCTAATTATGCCTTAACTTTATTGACGAATTTCGAATTCACATGTCTCGAGCAGAATCGCCCCCATCTTCCTCCAGAAAATCATTTCATCGTCAATTGCATATGATTGAATCAGATATGATGCCAAATGCGATCGTAATCTGTTGTCATCAAATGAGTTTTTAATTTTTAATTGATATGATATAGACTAATGTTATTTATAAGAATTTTTCAGAGCGTGTCCGTAGATTTATGCATTAACGGAGTCATCATCGGTCGCTCAAAACCAAGGAGGAAAGACATGAGTATGAAAGAAGCCTATGTGAAGAAGCTGCAGAGCAAGATGGACGAGTGGAATGCTGAAATCGACAAGCTCAAAGCCAAGGCTGATTCTGCAGATGCCGATGTTCAGTTGGAATATTATAAAAAAATTGAAGAGCTGCGGAAGATGCAGAATGATGCAAATCAAAAGCTTGATGAACTAAAAGAAGCCAGCGATGGCGCCTGGGAAGATCTCAAGGCTGGCGTTGACAACGCATGGGATTCTCTCAGTAGTTCCTTCAAGTCGGCTGCATCACATTTTCGTTGATAATGATGAAACCGAACAAATCTCAAACCATAGCCAGGAGACAAGTTATGCGAAAAAACACATTAATTATCACTATGATCGCAGTGTTGATGCTCTGTTTTATCCCGACTTCACAAGCGAAAGCCGGTAATGACACGGTCACATCCCAGGATGTCAAAGCGGAAACGAAGGAAATGATCAATACCCTTCAGCAATACACCGTCGATCAGCGCGATCAGGCAATGAAAAAGGCCGAACAGGCAATGGATACTATTGATGCGCGGATTGACGAACTGGAAAGCCGTGTTGACAACAACTGGGACAAGATGACCCAGGCGGCCCGCGAGGAAGCCAGGGCTAATCTGAAGGCTTTGCGCCAGCAGAGAAACGAGCTGTCCGAATGGTATGGAAGTTTCAAGAACAGTTCTGCAGATGCTTGGGAACAGATGAAAAATGGATTTTCAGACGCCTATCAGGCGCTGAGCGATTCTTGGGAAAAAGCCAAAAGCGAATATGATGCAGAGAAGAAGTAATCCATCTTGAGGTATTTTGCCTAAAATACCAGTTGAATAATGTGAGTACAATCGGCCCGGAAATGCGCCGATTGTACTCTTTTTGGTATTTGTCATGAATATACAAATGGGAAAATGCATTGGTATTGATTGTTGACGCCTTTCATACCACCCAGATTGACCAAAAACTTCTGGCGAACGGGAGCGTGGCTTGGGGGCAAGATTTCAGTTGCCGGAGCATGGCTCAAGGGCCTTTGTCAAATTCGATGATGCGCGGAAAATTCTGCGCATCTCCCGGTTTTGCCTGGTGGAGCAGGGGGCTGTCCTCGCTGAGTCGGCCTCCCATGTTGTAACTGAACGCCGTAACGGGCTCGTGCCGCAGCCAGTAGCCGCTATAGACGGCACCGCTTTGATCGTAGGCGGAGTGGAAGTGCAGGTACTCCTCCTGCGGGGTGGGCCTTTGCTGCACCCAAGCCGGCGGGGCGTCGGCAAAAAAGAGGGGTGTAATCCGCTGCTCGCTGCGCGGTAGCTGGCGAACTCTCTCCAGGGTGGAGAGCACCGCCTCGCCTCTGTAGAGCAGGGTGCCATCCGGCAATTGGTCGGTATAGAATTGCCCCTCGTTGTAACAGACAAACGTCAGTCTGGTGACGTCATCCCCCTGCTGCGGCTTGAAGTAATAGCCGATGAAAGGACCGAACGACAGGCTCTGTCCCTGGTGGATGAATTCCAGCTGCGCATAGTATCCGCGCGGTGGTGTCAGACCCGCAGCCAGAATCTGGCTGGATACAGACAGCATCAGCAGGAGGCAGGCGCTTATCGTGAAGTTACGCATCCTGATGTCTCCACAGCCGTCCGATCAGCCAGACACCGACGCCGAAAAGGACGATCAGGAAGCCGAGGGCTGCTGCCGGGTGCCCAAACCAGTCTGTGAGTGTCAGCTGGCCCTTGTTGGTCGGCATGTAGAGGATCGGAATGAGGCTTTCGTGCAGGTGGGCAAAGGCAGCGGCGCCGGCCAGTCCACCGAGAAGGGTGAAGATGGCATCCATGCGGCCTTCACCCGCGGCTGCCCAGCAGGTGCCGGGGCAGTACCCGGAGATTCCCCAGCCGATACCGAAGATGACGCCCCCAAGGCCGGTGCCTACCAGACTGATCGGCAAGACGCGGGTGACGGCGCCACCTGCTGCATCGAGGAAAAACAGGCCGGTGGCGGAAAAGATTACCACCAAGAGCATGAACTGGGGGATGTACGGTTCCTGCATCAGGTGCGCCAGCGCCATCTTCTGGGGATTCGTCGCCCCAACGCGCTGAATGACAAAGCCGAACGCCGTGCCGGCGAAGAGTCCGAGCCATATGTCCATCATGATGAGGTCCTCCTGCGTTTGTAGAGCAGTCGTGCGGTCAACATGGCGACGGCGAAGATGACAACGCCGAAATAGAGGCCGCTGAGGGAGAGCTGGGTCGCCCCGGAAAGAAACAGCCCAAGGGTACAGCCGCCCGCCAGGCGTGCCCCGAAAAGGATCAGGAAGCCGCCGAGAAAGGCGCTGCCGAAACGCTTGAATCGTCCGGCCCCGAAGCGTTCCCGCCAGATTTGCGGTACGTCTTCGATTTCACGGCTGAAGGTGCGACCGCCGATAAAGCCGCCGAGCGCCATGCCCAGAACAAAGACCATCAGCCACGACCCGGGCCCCGGCATCATCCGGTAATGCGCCTTGCCGGCGGCATATTCAGGCGCGAACTGCATAAAAAATCCTTTGAGGGTGGTTACAAATCCGCTGGAGGAAGCAGGCGGGCCGAAGCTGGCGAAGATGAACAGCATGATTCCGGCCAGGGCAATGGCGCTTGGCAGGATAGGCCAGTAAGGAGCGTTGCTCTGTTTCGTGGGTTCCATGGCTTAACCTCCACAGGAAATATATTTTTTGCCGCCGGTGGAGTCGGCAGAAGCGTCGGGAGTAACCTCTTGCGAAGTCTGTCCGGTCGCAGCCCCGGGCTCCGTCTTTCGGCCTGCTGATTCTGACGGATTCCTTTTGCCGGGCGTTGGCAATGCCTGTCCGGACATCTGCCGGGGATTGGTTTCCGTCGGATAGTAGCGCTCCGGCCGTCCCCAGCCATACCAGGAATTGTCGTACAACTGCACGTCTTCAAAGCCCATCAGGCGCAGTATGAAGTAACTGAAAGAGCCGCGACGACCGGAATGGCAGTAGACGATCACCGCTTTGTCCGGATCAAGACCGCGGTAGAGCTCGGCCAGTTCGGCGTAGCTTTTGATCGCCTTGCCTTGCTTGTCGACCCAGTTGCTTTCGTAGTTGATATTGTAGGCTCCGGGAATATGCCCGGCTTTCAGCGGTGTCCCGTCGAGTCCGGTATTGAGGGCTTTGCCCAGGTATTCTTCTTCGGAGCGAACGTCGATCAGTTGGTAGTAGGGATCGCCAAGGCGCGGGGAAATGAAGGCCTCGTCGGTGATTTTTCGCGTGTCTATCTCTTTGGCCGGAGCCTGGTAGAGGAGTGGTTCGCGCTGCGCTGGACTGTTGACGACCTCGCCGCCTGCGTCCAGCCAGCCATCGATGCCCCGTTCGAGGATGGCCATTTTCTTGTGGCCGAGAAGGTCCAGAATCCAGAACAGATATGATGCTGTGGCCCCGCCATCTCGGGCCGCCGCGTCATACAGCACGAGCTGGTCGTTACGGAAGATTCCATGCTGCCCGAGGATTTTCTGTGCCTCCGCAGTGCCAATAAAGGTGCCGCCGATATTGGTCGCCGAATAATC contains:
- a CDS encoding sulfurtransferase, coding for MQKPHSVRYLLIAVVLLLGVSWAFAAVETTKAPAYPSSSYLITADQLRQRIQGEPVVIIDVRNDEHFDGKMIPGAIRLPWSLFRQDYSATNIGGTFIGTAEAQKILGQHGIFRNDQLVLYDAAARDGGATASYLFWILDLLGHKKMAILERGIDGWLDAGGEVVNSPAQREPLLYQAPAKEIDTRKITDEAFISPRLGDPYYQLIDVRSEEEYLGKALNTGLDGTPLKAGHIPGAYNINYESNWVDKQGKAIKSYAELAELYRGLDPDKAVIVYCHSGRRGSFSYFILRLMGFEDVQLYDNSWYGWGRPERYYPTETNPRQMSGQALPTPGKRNPSESAGRKTEPGAATGQTSQEVTPDASADSTGGKKYISCGG
- a CDS encoding cytochrome b/b6 domain-containing protein, whose translation is MSTKKKIYLYTRFERFWHWVQSLLIFLLLLTGFEVHGSFSLFGFQKAVEYHNFLGLTWVILFIFIVFWVVTTGEWRQYIPTTKKLFEVIGYYSSGIFKGHPHPVKKSKEAKHNPLQRLTYLGLTAILLTLQMGTGLLYYLYNDWAIWNWTFLDLRLLALIHLACAFAILAFIIIHVYMTTTGHTLTSHISAMFSGWEEVEEGEVADWEVHEKR
- a CDS encoding tetrathionate reductase family octaheme c-type cytochrome — translated: MNQTLWKAVLCGALAVCLWPLGAFAQLASDDSEAPGRALARQTVKNDAQKWITTDHSQLPILKQEFTRPEDVTKACLTCHNQAAMQLHKTIHWTWKDPADPSGDTGKGGISVNNFCISVGSNEPRCTSCHIGYGWKDKNFDFSKAELVDCLVCHEQTGTYKKFPTKAGYPVTNATMFDGKTEFLPPNYNAVAQSVGRPGRDNCGTCHFYGGGGDAVKHGDLDSSMAMPNKQLDVHMGTDGQNFDCSRCHTTDAHNIAGRIYATPASTERKSLLEDDLMPKIMCESCHGTQPHKTNQKANDHTDKVSCQACHIPTYARINATKMHWDWSVAGDKKREVKKDEFGKPDYDPKKGSFIWGKNMVPRYEWFNGSIRGTTARDVIDPSSTVRVSWPIGDISDPNSRIFPFKVHTGKTPYDKVNKTMVIPKLFGPKGSGAYWADFDWNKAIAVGQEYNELPYSGEYDFVDTEYVFPITHMVAPKEQAVACVECHSKGGRLDHLEGFYMPGRDSVQLLNMGGWALVAASALGVALHGLGRFLSSVGRRKE
- a CDS encoding YeeE/YedE thiosulfate transporter family protein, whose amino-acid sequence is MMDIWLGLFAGTAFGFVIQRVGATNPQKMALAHLMQEPYIPQFMLLVVIFSATGLFFLDAAGGAVTRVLPISLVGTGLGGVIFGIGWGISGYCPGTCWAAAGEGRMDAIFTLLGGLAGAAAFAHLHESLIPILYMPTNKGQLTLTDWFGHPAAALGFLIVLFGVGVWLIGRLWRHQDA
- a CDS encoding OmpH family outer membrane protein, with the protein product MSMKEAYVKKLQSKMDEWNAEIDKLKAKADSADADVQLEYYKKIEELRKMQNDANQKLDELKEASDGAWEDLKAGVDNAWDSLSSSFKSAASHFR
- a CDS encoding YeeE/YedE thiosulfate transporter family protein; translation: MEPTKQSNAPYWPILPSAIALAGIMLFIFASFGPPASSSGFVTTLKGFFMQFAPEYAAGKAHYRMMPGPGSWLMVFVLGMALGGFIGGRTFSREIEDVPQIWRERFGAGRFKRFGSAFLGGFLILFGARLAGGCTLGLFLSGATQLSLSGLYFGVVIFAVAMLTARLLYKRRRTSS